Proteins encoded by one window of Macaca fascicularis isolate 582-1 chromosome 10, T2T-MFA8v1.1:
- the CDC25B gene encoding M-phase inducer phosphatase 2 isoform X9, translated as MCEAMEVPQPEPAPGSALSPACVRGGAQRPGHLPGLLLGSHGLLVSPVRATASSPVTTLTQTMHDLAGLGSHSRLTRLSLSRRASESSLSSDSSESSDAGLCMDSPSPVDPQMAEQTFEQAIQAASRVIRKEQFAIRRFQSMPVRLLGQSPVLRNITNSQAPDGQRKSEAGGGAASSSGEDKENDGFVFKMPWKPTHPSSTHALAEWASRREAFAQRPSSAPDLMCLSPERKMEVEELSPLARGRFSLTPAEGDTEEDDGFVDILESDLKDDDAVPPGMESLISAPLVKTLQKEEEQDLVMYSKCQRLFRSPSMPCSVIRPILKRLERPQDRDTPVQNKRRRSVTPPEEQQEPEEPKVRVLRSKSLCHDEIENLLDSDHRQLIGDYSKAFLLQTVDGKHQDLKYISPETMVALLMGKFSNIVDKFVIVDCRYPYEYEGGHIKTAVNLPLERDAESFLLQSPITPCSLDKRVILIFHCEFSSERGPRMCRFIRERDRAVNDYPSLYYPEMYILKGGYKEFFPQHPNFCEPQDYRPMNHEAFKDELKTFRLKTRSWAGERSRRELCSRLQDQ; from the exons ATGTGCGAGG CGATGGAGGTGCCCCAGCCGGAGCCCGCGCCAGGCTCGGCTCTCAGTCCAGCATGCGTGCGCGGTGGCGCCCAGCGTCCCGGCCACCTCCCGGGCCTCCTGCTGGGATCTCATGGCCTCCTGGTGTCTCCTGTGCGCGCGACCGCTTCCTCGCCGGTCACCACCCTCACCCAGACCATGCATGACCTCGCCGGGCTCGGCAG CCACAGCCGCCTGACGCGCCTATCCCTGTCTCGACGGGCATCTGAATCCTCCCTGTCGTCAGATTCCTCCGAATCTTCTGATGCAG GTCTCTGCATGGATTCCCCCAGCCCTGTGGACCCCCAGATGGCGGAGCAGAC GTTTGAACAGGCCATCCAGGCAGCCAGCCGGGTCATTCGAAA AGAGCAGTTTGCCATCAGACGCTTCCAGTCTATGCCG GTGAGGCTGCTGGGTCAAAGCCCTGTGCTTCGGAACATCACCAACTCTCAGGCGCCCGACGGCCAGAGGAAGAGCGAGGCGGGCGGTGGAGCTGCCAGCAGCTCTGGGGAAGACAAAGAGAAC GATGGGTTTGTCTTCAAGATGCCATGGAAGCCCACACATCCCAGCTCCACCCATGCTCTGGCAGAGTGGGCCAGCCGCAGGGAAGCCTTTGCCCAGAGGCCCAGCTCGGCCCCCGACCTGATG TGTCTCAGTCCTGAGCGGAAGATGGAAGTGGAGGAGCTCAGCCCCCTGGCCCGAGGTCGCTTCTCTCTCACCCCTGCAGAGGGGGATACCGAGGAAGATGATGGATTTGTGGACATCCTAGAGAGTGACTTAAAG GATGATGATGCAGTTCCCCCAGGCATGGAGAGTCTCATTAGCGCCCCACTGGTCAAGACCTTGcaaaaggaagaggaacag GACCTGGTCATGTACAGCAAGTGCCAGCGGCTCTTCCGCTCTCCGTCCATGCCCTGCAGCGTGATCCGGCCCATCCTTAAGAGGCTGGAGCGGCCCCAGGACAGGGACACGCCCGTGCAGAATAAGCGGAGGCGGAGCGTGACCCCTCCTGAGGAGCAGCAGGAGCCTGAGGAACCT AAAGTCCGCGTCCTCCGCTCAAAATCACTGTGTCACGATGAGATTGAGAACCTCCTGGACAGTGACCACCGACAGCTGATTGGAGATTACTCTAAG gCCTTCCTCCTACAGACGGTAGATGGAAAGCACCAAGACCTCAAGTACATCTCACCAGAAACG ATGGTGGCTCTGTTGATGGGCAAGTTCAGCAACATCGTGGATAAGTTTGTGATTGTGGACTGCAGATACCCCTATGAGTATGAAGGCGGGCACATCAAG ACTGCGGTGAACTTGCCCCTGGAACGCGACGCCGAGAGCTTCCTGCTGCAGAGCCCCATCACACCCTGTAGCCTGGACAAGAGAGTCATCCTCATTTTCCACTGTGAATTCTCATCTGAGCGTGGGCCCCGCAT GTGCCGTTTCATCAGGGAACGAGACCGTGCTGTTAACGACTACCCCAGCCTCTACTACCCCGAGATGTATATCTTGAAAGGCGGCTACAAGGAGTTCTTCCCTCAGCACCCG AACTTCTGTGAACCCCAGGACTACCGGCCCATGAACCATGAGGCCTTCAAGGATGAGCTGAAGACCTTCCGCCTCAAGACTCGCAGCTGGGCTGGGGAGCGGAGCCGGCGGGAGCTCTGTAGCCGGCTGCAGGACCAGTGA
- the CDC25B gene encoding M-phase inducer phosphatase 2 isoform X7 — protein MCEAMEVPQPEPAPGSALSPACVRGGAQRPGHLPGLLLGSHGLLVSPVRATASSPVTTLTQTMHDLAGLGSETPKSQVGTLLFRSHSRLTRLSLSRRASESSLSSDSSESSDAGLCMDSPSPVDPQMAEQTFEQAIQAASRVIRKEQFAIRRFQSMPVRLLGQSPVLRNITNSQAPDGQRKSEAGGGAASSSGEDKENDGFVFKMPWKPTHPSSTHALAEWASRREAFAQRPSSAPDLMCLSPERKMEVEELSPLARGRFSLTPAEGDTEEDDGFVDILESDLKDDDAVPPGMESLISAPLVKTLQKEEEQDLVMYSKCQRLFRSPSMPCSVIRPILKRLERPQDRDTPVQNKRRRSVTPPEEQQEPEEPKVRVLRSKSLCHDEIENLLDSDHRQLIGDYSKAFLLQTVDGKHQDLKYISPETMVALLMGKFSNIVDKFVIVDCRYPYEYEGGHIKTAVNLPLERDAESFLLQSPITPCSLDKRVILIFHCEFSSERGPRMCRFIRERDRAVNDYPSLYYPEMYILKGGYKEFFPQHPNFCEPQDYRPMNHEAFKDELKTFRLKTRSWAGERSRRELCSRLQDQ, from the exons ATGTGCGAGG CGATGGAGGTGCCCCAGCCGGAGCCCGCGCCAGGCTCGGCTCTCAGTCCAGCATGCGTGCGCGGTGGCGCCCAGCGTCCCGGCCACCTCCCGGGCCTCCTGCTGGGATCTCATGGCCTCCTGGTGTCTCCTGTGCGCGCGACCGCTTCCTCGCCGGTCACCACCCTCACCCAGACCATGCATGACCTCGCCGGGCTCGGCAG CGAAACCCCAAAGAGTCAGGTAGGGACCCTGCTCTTCCGCAGCCACAGCCGCCTGACGCGCCTATCCCTGTCTCGACGGGCATCTGAATCCTCCCTGTCGTCAGATTCCTCCGAATCTTCTGATGCAG GTCTCTGCATGGATTCCCCCAGCCCTGTGGACCCCCAGATGGCGGAGCAGAC GTTTGAACAGGCCATCCAGGCAGCCAGCCGGGTCATTCGAAA AGAGCAGTTTGCCATCAGACGCTTCCAGTCTATGCCG GTGAGGCTGCTGGGTCAAAGCCCTGTGCTTCGGAACATCACCAACTCTCAGGCGCCCGACGGCCAGAGGAAGAGCGAGGCGGGCGGTGGAGCTGCCAGCAGCTCTGGGGAAGACAAAGAGAAC GATGGGTTTGTCTTCAAGATGCCATGGAAGCCCACACATCCCAGCTCCACCCATGCTCTGGCAGAGTGGGCCAGCCGCAGGGAAGCCTTTGCCCAGAGGCCCAGCTCGGCCCCCGACCTGATG TGTCTCAGTCCTGAGCGGAAGATGGAAGTGGAGGAGCTCAGCCCCCTGGCCCGAGGTCGCTTCTCTCTCACCCCTGCAGAGGGGGATACCGAGGAAGATGATGGATTTGTGGACATCCTAGAGAGTGACTTAAAG GATGATGATGCAGTTCCCCCAGGCATGGAGAGTCTCATTAGCGCCCCACTGGTCAAGACCTTGcaaaaggaagaggaacag GACCTGGTCATGTACAGCAAGTGCCAGCGGCTCTTCCGCTCTCCGTCCATGCCCTGCAGCGTGATCCGGCCCATCCTTAAGAGGCTGGAGCGGCCCCAGGACAGGGACACGCCCGTGCAGAATAAGCGGAGGCGGAGCGTGACCCCTCCTGAGGAGCAGCAGGAGCCTGAGGAACCT AAAGTCCGCGTCCTCCGCTCAAAATCACTGTGTCACGATGAGATTGAGAACCTCCTGGACAGTGACCACCGACAGCTGATTGGAGATTACTCTAAG gCCTTCCTCCTACAGACGGTAGATGGAAAGCACCAAGACCTCAAGTACATCTCACCAGAAACG ATGGTGGCTCTGTTGATGGGCAAGTTCAGCAACATCGTGGATAAGTTTGTGATTGTGGACTGCAGATACCCCTATGAGTATGAAGGCGGGCACATCAAG ACTGCGGTGAACTTGCCCCTGGAACGCGACGCCGAGAGCTTCCTGCTGCAGAGCCCCATCACACCCTGTAGCCTGGACAAGAGAGTCATCCTCATTTTCCACTGTGAATTCTCATCTGAGCGTGGGCCCCGCAT GTGCCGTTTCATCAGGGAACGAGACCGTGCTGTTAACGACTACCCCAGCCTCTACTACCCCGAGATGTATATCTTGAAAGGCGGCTACAAGGAGTTCTTCCCTCAGCACCCG AACTTCTGTGAACCCCAGGACTACCGGCCCATGAACCATGAGGCCTTCAAGGATGAGCTGAAGACCTTCCGCCTCAAGACTCGCAGCTGGGCTGGGGAGCGGAGCCGGCGGGAGCTCTGTAGCCGGCTGCAGGACCAGTGA
- the CDC25B gene encoding M-phase inducer phosphatase 2 isoform X8, producing the protein MNFTPQRPAMEVPQPEPAPGSALSPACVRGGAQRPGHLPGLLLGSHGLLVSPVRATASSPVTTLTQTMHDLAGLGSHSRLTRLSLSRRASESSLSSDSSESSDAGLCMDSPSPVDPQMAEQTFEQAIQAASRVIRKEQFAIRRFQSMPVRLLGQSPVLRNITNSQAPDGQRKSEAGGGAASSSGEDKENDGFVFKMPWKPTHPSSTHALAEWASRREAFAQRPSSAPDLMCLSPERKMEVEELSPLARGRFSLTPAEGDTEEDDGFVDILESDLKDDDAVPPGMESLISAPLVKTLQKEEEQDLVMYSKCQRLFRSPSMPCSVIRPILKRLERPQDRDTPVQNKRRRSVTPPEEQQEPEEPKVRVLRSKSLCHDEIENLLDSDHRQLIGDYSKAFLLQTVDGKHQDLKYISPETMVALLMGKFSNIVDKFVIVDCRYPYEYEGGHIKTAVNLPLERDAESFLLQSPITPCSLDKRVILIFHCEFSSERGPRMCRFIRERDRAVNDYPSLYYPEMYILKGGYKEFFPQHPNFCEPQDYRPMNHEAFKDELKTFRLKTRSWAGERSRRELCSRLQDQ; encoded by the exons ATGAACTTCACGCCTCAACGTCCag CGATGGAGGTGCCCCAGCCGGAGCCCGCGCCAGGCTCGGCTCTCAGTCCAGCATGCGTGCGCGGTGGCGCCCAGCGTCCCGGCCACCTCCCGGGCCTCCTGCTGGGATCTCATGGCCTCCTGGTGTCTCCTGTGCGCGCGACCGCTTCCTCGCCGGTCACCACCCTCACCCAGACCATGCATGACCTCGCCGGGCTCGGCAG CCACAGCCGCCTGACGCGCCTATCCCTGTCTCGACGGGCATCTGAATCCTCCCTGTCGTCAGATTCCTCCGAATCTTCTGATGCAG GTCTCTGCATGGATTCCCCCAGCCCTGTGGACCCCCAGATGGCGGAGCAGAC GTTTGAACAGGCCATCCAGGCAGCCAGCCGGGTCATTCGAAA AGAGCAGTTTGCCATCAGACGCTTCCAGTCTATGCCG GTGAGGCTGCTGGGTCAAAGCCCTGTGCTTCGGAACATCACCAACTCTCAGGCGCCCGACGGCCAGAGGAAGAGCGAGGCGGGCGGTGGAGCTGCCAGCAGCTCTGGGGAAGACAAAGAGAAC GATGGGTTTGTCTTCAAGATGCCATGGAAGCCCACACATCCCAGCTCCACCCATGCTCTGGCAGAGTGGGCCAGCCGCAGGGAAGCCTTTGCCCAGAGGCCCAGCTCGGCCCCCGACCTGATG TGTCTCAGTCCTGAGCGGAAGATGGAAGTGGAGGAGCTCAGCCCCCTGGCCCGAGGTCGCTTCTCTCTCACCCCTGCAGAGGGGGATACCGAGGAAGATGATGGATTTGTGGACATCCTAGAGAGTGACTTAAAG GATGATGATGCAGTTCCCCCAGGCATGGAGAGTCTCATTAGCGCCCCACTGGTCAAGACCTTGcaaaaggaagaggaacag GACCTGGTCATGTACAGCAAGTGCCAGCGGCTCTTCCGCTCTCCGTCCATGCCCTGCAGCGTGATCCGGCCCATCCTTAAGAGGCTGGAGCGGCCCCAGGACAGGGACACGCCCGTGCAGAATAAGCGGAGGCGGAGCGTGACCCCTCCTGAGGAGCAGCAGGAGCCTGAGGAACCT AAAGTCCGCGTCCTCCGCTCAAAATCACTGTGTCACGATGAGATTGAGAACCTCCTGGACAGTGACCACCGACAGCTGATTGGAGATTACTCTAAG gCCTTCCTCCTACAGACGGTAGATGGAAAGCACCAAGACCTCAAGTACATCTCACCAGAAACG ATGGTGGCTCTGTTGATGGGCAAGTTCAGCAACATCGTGGATAAGTTTGTGATTGTGGACTGCAGATACCCCTATGAGTATGAAGGCGGGCACATCAAG ACTGCGGTGAACTTGCCCCTGGAACGCGACGCCGAGAGCTTCCTGCTGCAGAGCCCCATCACACCCTGTAGCCTGGACAAGAGAGTCATCCTCATTTTCCACTGTGAATTCTCATCTGAGCGTGGGCCCCGCAT GTGCCGTTTCATCAGGGAACGAGACCGTGCTGTTAACGACTACCCCAGCCTCTACTACCCCGAGATGTATATCTTGAAAGGCGGCTACAAGGAGTTCTTCCCTCAGCACCCG AACTTCTGTGAACCCCAGGACTACCGGCCCATGAACCATGAGGCCTTCAAGGATGAGCTGAAGACCTTCCGCCTCAAGACTCGCAGCTGGGCTGGGGAGCGGAGCCGGCGGGAGCTCTGTAGCCGGCTGCAGGACCAGTGA
- the CDC25B gene encoding M-phase inducer phosphatase 2 isoform X6, translated as MNFTPQRPAMEVPQPEPAPGSALSPACVRGGAQRPGHLPGLLLGSHGLLVSPVRATASSPVTTLTQTMHDLAGLGSETPKSQVGTLLFRSHSRLTRLSLSRRASESSLSSDSSESSDAGLCMDSPSPVDPQMAEQTFEQAIQAASRVIRKEQFAIRRFQSMPVRLLGQSPVLRNITNSQAPDGQRKSEAGGGAASSSGEDKENDGFVFKMPWKPTHPSSTHALAEWASRREAFAQRPSSAPDLMCLSPERKMEVEELSPLARGRFSLTPAEGDTEEDDGFVDILESDLKDDDAVPPGMESLISAPLVKTLQKEEEQDLVMYSKCQRLFRSPSMPCSVIRPILKRLERPQDRDTPVQNKRRRSVTPPEEQQEPEEPKVRVLRSKSLCHDEIENLLDSDHRQLIGDYSKAFLLQTVDGKHQDLKYISPETMVALLMGKFSNIVDKFVIVDCRYPYEYEGGHIKTAVNLPLERDAESFLLQSPITPCSLDKRVILIFHCEFSSERGPRMCRFIRERDRAVNDYPSLYYPEMYILKGGYKEFFPQHPNFCEPQDYRPMNHEAFKDELKTFRLKTRSWAGERSRRELCSRLQDQ; from the exons ATGAACTTCACGCCTCAACGTCCag CGATGGAGGTGCCCCAGCCGGAGCCCGCGCCAGGCTCGGCTCTCAGTCCAGCATGCGTGCGCGGTGGCGCCCAGCGTCCCGGCCACCTCCCGGGCCTCCTGCTGGGATCTCATGGCCTCCTGGTGTCTCCTGTGCGCGCGACCGCTTCCTCGCCGGTCACCACCCTCACCCAGACCATGCATGACCTCGCCGGGCTCGGCAG CGAAACCCCAAAGAGTCAGGTAGGGACCCTGCTCTTCCGCAGCCACAGCCGCCTGACGCGCCTATCCCTGTCTCGACGGGCATCTGAATCCTCCCTGTCGTCAGATTCCTCCGAATCTTCTGATGCAG GTCTCTGCATGGATTCCCCCAGCCCTGTGGACCCCCAGATGGCGGAGCAGAC GTTTGAACAGGCCATCCAGGCAGCCAGCCGGGTCATTCGAAA AGAGCAGTTTGCCATCAGACGCTTCCAGTCTATGCCG GTGAGGCTGCTGGGTCAAAGCCCTGTGCTTCGGAACATCACCAACTCTCAGGCGCCCGACGGCCAGAGGAAGAGCGAGGCGGGCGGTGGAGCTGCCAGCAGCTCTGGGGAAGACAAAGAGAAC GATGGGTTTGTCTTCAAGATGCCATGGAAGCCCACACATCCCAGCTCCACCCATGCTCTGGCAGAGTGGGCCAGCCGCAGGGAAGCCTTTGCCCAGAGGCCCAGCTCGGCCCCCGACCTGATG TGTCTCAGTCCTGAGCGGAAGATGGAAGTGGAGGAGCTCAGCCCCCTGGCCCGAGGTCGCTTCTCTCTCACCCCTGCAGAGGGGGATACCGAGGAAGATGATGGATTTGTGGACATCCTAGAGAGTGACTTAAAG GATGATGATGCAGTTCCCCCAGGCATGGAGAGTCTCATTAGCGCCCCACTGGTCAAGACCTTGcaaaaggaagaggaacag GACCTGGTCATGTACAGCAAGTGCCAGCGGCTCTTCCGCTCTCCGTCCATGCCCTGCAGCGTGATCCGGCCCATCCTTAAGAGGCTGGAGCGGCCCCAGGACAGGGACACGCCCGTGCAGAATAAGCGGAGGCGGAGCGTGACCCCTCCTGAGGAGCAGCAGGAGCCTGAGGAACCT AAAGTCCGCGTCCTCCGCTCAAAATCACTGTGTCACGATGAGATTGAGAACCTCCTGGACAGTGACCACCGACAGCTGATTGGAGATTACTCTAAG gCCTTCCTCCTACAGACGGTAGATGGAAAGCACCAAGACCTCAAGTACATCTCACCAGAAACG ATGGTGGCTCTGTTGATGGGCAAGTTCAGCAACATCGTGGATAAGTTTGTGATTGTGGACTGCAGATACCCCTATGAGTATGAAGGCGGGCACATCAAG ACTGCGGTGAACTTGCCCCTGGAACGCGACGCCGAGAGCTTCCTGCTGCAGAGCCCCATCACACCCTGTAGCCTGGACAAGAGAGTCATCCTCATTTTCCACTGTGAATTCTCATCTGAGCGTGGGCCCCGCAT GTGCCGTTTCATCAGGGAACGAGACCGTGCTGTTAACGACTACCCCAGCCTCTACTACCCCGAGATGTATATCTTGAAAGGCGGCTACAAGGAGTTCTTCCCTCAGCACCCG AACTTCTGTGAACCCCAGGACTACCGGCCCATGAACCATGAGGCCTTCAAGGATGAGCTGAAGACCTTCCGCCTCAAGACTCGCAGCTGGGCTGGGGAGCGGAGCCGGCGGGAGCTCTGTAGCCGGCTGCAGGACCAGTGA